cttgtATACACTGTAGAAACAGATGTGGGATgaggttttttaaaaagataatgCCTCAGCAGTGAATCGCCTTAACAGATGCAGTGTAACCTTCCTTATAATATATGCCTGGTAATTAACAATCATGACTCTCACTACTCTTTTAAATAAATCCATGTGACAAAGCAGATCTGGCCCTCCGTAGCTGGTTCCCACACAGCAGAGGAGGCAGCAGTTAGGAAaagagacaaaaaggaaaagagcGGGGAAAATGAAGGGAGACGAGAGAGGTGGTGGGGGGAGTGTTTCCTTTGACGGGGCACCATTGCAACATTTGCATATATTCAAATCAGGTGATGAATGTCATGCATGAGGGTGAACAAAGACAAGCCAATGGGAGGGCTGCGTCTCTGCTGCAGGCTCAGAAGCAGCCGTCGGTATCCCAGCAGCACCCTGGGAGAAACACGGGGAAGTGGTGTGGGAACCAAGAGGCCCCCCGATCTGAGCAGAGGGAGGGGAGCCACTTGTAGTCTGTGGtgaatttgcattttatttgtgtcCATTTTCCTCAGTAATTTCTGCCCCAGCACTTCAACCACAGATGGCTAACACAGGAAGAGGGATTTGCATTTGTGTCAAAGATGATAATGATGGACATGTTTTCCACCCAGACAGAGACATTCCTTCTCTGGGTCtgaattacattttaatgtctcgaaaaatatacaaaatatttaagaaattactatttccttttgtttgtgatCAATGCCAGATGTAGGCATTGGAAAAGTCAGAGTTTGCACAATGTCAGGATGATCTATGAATGCTGTGCTATCCACAAAAGACAAAGCCAGAAATGACTCAGTGTGTATTTCATAACCCAGCAGCATCAAGAGATGGCTTAACAAATACCTCTATGTCTTAAAAGCTGATATGCAAAAGTGAAATTCTAATTAAAACTCTCACTAATCTCACAAACGCATTGCCTGAAGGTGGAGGCTGGAGGTGGATCATAAACATCAGTCACGCACGCAAAGCTTGATATTGAGTTAAACCACTAATTTCACTTGATTTATGTTTGCAGATGCTTGCCTGATGGTTCATACATGCCCACGAGAGATGCTGTTGCTTCACTGCACAAAGCTCCATTTGATCAAATTCACAGCTCCTATTGAAGCGCCATGCTCTCGCACCCAAATTCACAGGGCGAAGGATCAGGCACATCTTTAGTAGAAGGGCTGCCACCAATTAGCAGAAAGTTGAAATTCAATCAGCTTCAGGAGACCAGCCAAATAACATGAACACACATGctaaacacagatttaaatgcTGTGAATGGGTCTTGGAAAAAGATCTTTAGAGGGCATGCTGCTGGAAATACTTGGCACTGTTGGGGGCTTTAGATGGGATGAGCTGACATTATAATGCATGTTCAGGCCAAGTGTGGATATGTTTCTGGGTGTACGATCATTTGGAACTTCAGAGACAAACTATACCACCCATGAAGGATGCACCGAGCTGTTTCCTGCACTGTCTCAGGTGCCGAACAACTCATGGTTTACTGTATTCCGATGCCTGCAGATTGTGTTAAAACACTGTCAAATTGCAAAGACATACACTTTGTCTTCAGGTTTGAAGATAACTGTGTTGGTAtagtaaagttttttttacccaTCAAAATGGGAAAATAATACTTTAATAACATGATAGCATCAGAAAGTGTGCTCTCTTCTTTACTCATTCCCTGGTGTTTAGTGTTTTAATACCAAATCAGAGAGTAACAGGAGCATATCAGAGACTTTAAGCTTCACAATCTgcataatgtttgtttttatccaaTGAAATGCTAAGATGCATGATGGTGGAAGCATGAAACCTGGAGATTATCATTAGAAGGATCACACAGAGGCATTAAGGGGCACTGAAGAATAACAAGGAAAGATGAAGGGTacaattttacatttaattagAGATGAGAAGTAAAAGCAAAACCTCTTTACAAGTTTCCTTattgtttgtcatttttatacTGCAGAATATGTATTAATTAACAGACATTTTCACActattattttttgtatgttcAAATCGTAAAACCGGGGGAAATGATGCAATAATTTTCAATCATATTTTCAATCATATTTTTACTATCACAgtggcatttttttttgtctctatcAGGGGACTAAGAGCAAAACATTGTTATTCTGATGCCTTCATAAAAATCGGAAAATGTTCACGTGAACGAGTGAACATTTTCCGATTATGGCTGTTGTAATCGGAAAATGTTCACTCAACAGTATGGCTGTTGTGTTATTTTGATTTCAGTAAAGTTGCGAAAGTGAAATACTATGCCTAATTGCTACATTATAATTGCTACATTATAAACAAAATCCCCAAAATCcacattttaatattagtaATTGAAAATGTTAAAGAGGTAAAAAGGAAGGGGCAGGAGTAGtagaaattgtatttttgtctACCtatactgtttttctttctcaaggGTTCTCACCTTTCAGTTCttataggggagaccggggatagttgtaacgtgggtcagttgtaacacttccaatttctccaatcagggctaagtttcaaatgatgtgactcatcctgtgcatgcccaattcagttctgctatcacacgtgaaaaatcagcacattttgtcaaacacagacaatttaacatgaaaaaaagtaatttgtatgccaaaaagtaagtttttctactttatttcaatttgtgatagcattatctgctttgcagttaaactcatcaaacttaaattatgttatttgtatgtctatggggatatattctgtgtaagtctttagtgctaatgttttagccgttggctgtaatgttagctagttcatggctataggagtctgggtcagttgtaacagcaacagtctgggttagttgtaacaataatgcagatgttacaacttgccacactattactttaacttatattaaacaagttggggcaacgacatcagcagagagaggttcactggtcgcatttgtatatgcggttaatgccattggcaacacaattcctccactgtttgtgttcccacacatacattatgcagaccactgtgtcagagatggaccagtaggaagtactggtagtggaaataaatcaggatgggtgtAAGAAACAGAttccctcatctttctgaagcactttgcaaaccacaccaaggtaagccatgataaaaagtaatggaattgcgatgctggtgaacaactacattttttcagcttcattgttatgttcaaaattggtgcaagagttgtaggttataatgcccactgagccaatgaggccaaactcaaggaagaccaaccaaaattaatgaaatattcagttgcagaaaattccataatatgtcttttttggggggttggaatatgttcaaaagctagatttctgcattctgtcacacacacacagctacataaatggatgtaagtgcattcatgtgttgaataaacaaagattacatgttaatgttttgttagtacccttatttcattgtgttacattttaccccaggatgtgttacaactaacccagactatggggttaattgtaacatttcactctttgtgtttgagaccataccatgcaatgggtaattgtgctgcagagaaaatagctgcattatttaatagcagagacatgtaaatactttgcattacattttgaatccactaccttaaaagagcttcaatttacagacagaaatgtcaaaaatgttacaactatccccggtctcccctactgaTTGCCCGCAGTAGGCTTAGGCTGCTCTAATTTTGCTTGGCCgcaacttttcttttcttttcttttcttttctttcctttttttttttttttttttttacctgggtgttcaaatcaaatcacttttattgtcacatcacatgtgcaggtacactggtacagtacatgtgagtgaaattcttgtgtgcaagcTTCACGAGCAacaaagttgtgcaaaaatacaataacataaaacaagcaaaatataggAATGGTTCAGGCTAACTTTATCTATGGTTCACTTTATCTAAAGTGACTCTttagataaaaagaaaatctttcaACATTAGCAATTTGAATGTGTGATTATGAAAACAATGGTTCGTTTTCTCTGAAGGTTAACcaattaagaaaaaataaataaaaattagtaGAAAATACACTTTTACCTCCAGATTGACTTTCACCTCAGAGGCATATGGGGATACACATTTCAGATTTACGATTCTTTCCCGGAGCACCTGAAGGCATCTCCCGTCTCCACGACTACATCCGGGACATTTAACAGCTCCACATGTCGGCAGGTTCAGATGCCAAAGACTTTCTTGCATGAGAAGAAGCTGTTTTAGTTACTCTCGTTTCAACGACGCCGTTTGGAAGAAGAGATGGTAACTTCATTTATAGTCttatatataaaaacagcttCTTACAGAGTGCTGGGAAGCCCACTGACGAGCGCTTTTTAGGTGTTCGGGAGGCAGTTAGAGCTAGTTTGCTAATGCTAACCAGCTGTACTGACAGGTGGTGGACCTCCAGTTAAATTTAGCACGATAGCCATTTGCTCAGTTTCATTCATTTTGCAGCGGCTACCAGCGTATCGTGTTCTTAGTGCTGTTGAACGTAACCTCTTCCTGCTATTATCTCTTTAATGTCCTACGTGAGTTAGCTTCTGCCACAGACTgttatatgtaaacaaaccgtgATGTAGCCAGCTCTACGGCTCTTCAAACTTTGCTGCGGAGTCCTTACTGTTGTAGACAAGGCGCTCGTGCTCTCTACATCCTCATTATACAAAATGACGCTATGCACTCAAGTGCACGGTGGAAACTCAGTGCGTGTGTTTAATTTGACAGGCGCTGATGGGAGTTCAGCTTGTGGTCAGCTTACTGGCCGCCAGCATAATGCAGAGGATGGCTCCACATTGCTCATTTGCACGCTGGCTCCTCTGCAACGGCAGGTACTGTCAGTAATATAATCAGGTTTTACGTAATTCACACAGTGCACTAAACTGCTTTAACACATGTGCTTGTTGTTTGTTCCAGTTTGTTGCGATTCAAACACCCTTCAGAGGGAGAGCTGTGTGCCCTGGCAGGAAAGCAGATGCCCAAACAAAACAGGAGAGACAGGTGGGAAATGGAGGGCTGTGCTTCATGCTGCAGGACCACTGCGTGCTATAGCATGAAGTTATAAAGTTGTATCATGTGATTCTAGTGTTACTCCATGACAGCGTTATAGTGTGTTTCTCATCCATCCGTTTCTTCATGCTTCAGGCTtgcattgttatttttttttccatcctttATTTGCTCATAGGCGGCAGAATGGGGAGAATAAGCCGCTCACTGTGCCCAAAGACATTGACCTTCACCTGGAGAAAGCACCAGTCAACGTCATTGACGCTCTCGGTAAAACAAATACTTCTTCGTCCACATCACAGTAATGTTGTGCAAGAGTAAATATTACTCGAAGCCCAGCTTTCACTGTTAAGTCCCGCCGGTGGTTTGCAGCATATTACACTGCATGGAAACTTTATTGAAATTCTCATtttgattgtgtttttgtttttttgttcttgtttctattTTCAGTGCTGCGCTTTTTCCTGGAGTACCAGTGGCTTGTAGATTTTGCAGTCTATGCAACCGGAGTTTTCCTCTTCACTGAGTGTTACTATAGTGTGGTAGATGCCAGCAAAGAGGTTAATATTGGAGCCATCTGGTGTGTCCTGACTGTTCTCTTCTGTCTGTATCCTTCAAATGTAAAACACTCACTCTCTAGGTTAGAAAGAATATATCTAGAGCCAGATTAGTTTGTGATGTTTTCCTGACTGAAGATCCTGATATGTCCACCACATTCTTGGCAGCTGTTATATCAATGAAGATGAGTTGGTAACTATCTATAGTACTGAATGAACCTAAAATCCTAATAATCTCTTTCTACAGCTAACGTTTAATCTCTTATTAGGAATACAAGCACTACTAGTGTTAAACtaatataaaaacattaaaaatgtcttacaAATTGTAAGTCTTATACATGTTTAACTAAAGGTAAATTATCACTGAAATATATGtagctccttttttttttttttttttttttttttttttttaaacacctcTTATTTGGTTTCCTTTACCATCTGACCCACAGAAAGACCCTTCACACCCTAATGAGCCACTACTTCTGCTCTGAGGAGGGTGGTGAGCGCTCAGTGTGCCTTGCCTTTGGTTTTCTGTGTCTGCTTGTGGCCATGCTAGTGTTGGTTGTCAGAGAGGACTACCTGGAGTTCGGCCTAGAGCCGGGTTTTTCCAGCCTCTTTGACAACTTGGAAATCTTTGTCAAACAGCAGGGCTACGCTGACTGGTCGTACGTATCTCCATGAAAAGATTACTTCTGATTGAAATATTGACCTGTTGTCTTTAAAGAAATGCTTGTTGCAGTAAAATTGATTTATATTAAATCTTATATGAGTTGAGTCATCTTTCAATTGGCACAGGAATGAGCCTGACTGTGTTTGATATCTGTGCTGGAAGTAGCCCTTCTTAAATATTGGTGTCACTTACTGTTAGTGGTTGCTTTAAACTCAGAATCCCAGTGACTAAGCTGACAGTGAAGCTTGGTTTGGCTGCTGTCTGTGCCTACATCGGAGCTCTCTTGGCCTTCCCTGGACTGCGGCTGGCTCAAACTCACTTGGATGCGGTGCAGATGAACTCAGACCGTCCACTCATCCAGTAAGAATTGTTATATGAAAAATAGCATGTGCTTCATGTCTTTTATTACTACACATTAGCTCTACTCTGCTCTTTCAGTTGTGTCCCTAATGTTTCCTGACAGGATTCTGCTGCATATGGGCTTTCTGTCTCCAGTCATTGTGTTGGTTTTGTGGGTGAAACCCATTGCAAGAGACTTCCTGGCCAATGCACCTATGGGAAAGACTTCTGTTACTCTGTGAGTGCTCATTTCTGATTGATTGGCTTCGAGAAGCTAGAACTAACAATCAGGAAATAGAAGAATTCTTCTAGGCAGCGCTTAGTGAACACCTGGCTAATCTCTGATAACTTCACTCTTTGCAGAGTATCCAGCGAAACATTTGACAGCATGCGTCTTTGGATCATCGTGGTGTCGTGTGTGCTGCGGCTGGGTCTCACCCGTTATCACCTCCAGGCCTACCTCAACCTAGCTCAAAAATGGGTAGAGCAGATGAAAAAGGAGGCAGGACGTATTGCTGCAATTGACATCCAACGAAAGGTCAAATGCAGTTTTAAACTTTCTCAGTATTGCATGCTTTTATCTTATAAACAGACAAATTGAgagtttttaataaaaaacaacttaaaaaaaacctgtttaaatatttaaggaTAATTCTTAATAAAAACTTGAGTGCCTGTGTCGAGTAAAGTTTCTGTGCCCGCTTCCAGGTTACACGTGTGTTTTGCTACCTGACAGTAGTTAGTCTTCAGTATCTGATTCCAATTCTGCTCATCCTATTCTCAACACTGTCACTTAAGGCACTGGGTAAGTAAAATGCTCACTGAAACTCACATCTTGATATTTGAACTTTTTCTCAACCATGTAGACTTTCACAGGCCTGAAGTTCTCTGGAAATTAGTCAGACATTAATCCATTTTTAAATTGACTGCTCCTTATGTCAGATTGTGCCAATTTGCTAAGAGCACTAGTGAGCGAGGGCCGTGTGTGCTGCATCCTGAAGCTCCATCCAGGCAGTTTGTTGCATAAACCAAAGTGAATATTTCTGATAGTTTCAACATGTCTGAAGTGGATAGTTTGTATCCATAAATACTGCCAACCTAATATTTTTGATGAACAAAAGGTTCACGGATTTCTCTTAAAGTTAACTTCAAAAATACCAGCAGTCCTGGAGTCATGCTATAGAGTGGAGCATTTTTGCATTCATAGATAATCATTGGCATTGGACAAGAAGGCACTAATGGAATTGGAATTAATTAGCTATTAGCTTTTATGTCACTTGTTATTTTATGTGGTAGAAGTGACGGCGCTTGATATAAATGGGAAGTTGCACATTTTGCCTCGGTTGTCACATTTGATCTTGTTCCTTATAACGGTAAAAATGAGGTTTAATTGGAAATTGGTTCGCATCAGAGTGCAATCAATGAAAAATTAGCCAGCCAAAAACCAGATCCAAAAATAGACTTTTGTAGGTGGCAATTTAGCTCCACCATACACCACGAGGCTGAATGCAGTGGCTCGGGCTAGACGTCGACCTGCAGCCTTTTCCTGTGTGTCTTCCCCCACTCTCTTTCCCTCCTGTCTATTCTTAATTTTTACCCTAATAAAGTAGAAAGGCCCCCCTGAAATAAATTAGACTTTTACTATATTCTGCCCTGGAAATGTACAATTTAATTTGtgtggcaaggcaaggcaaggcaaatttatttgtatagcacaattcaacaacaaggtgattcaaagtgctttacagagacattagaaacaaaaacaaataaaaagcatgatttaaaatcgattaaaacaagcaaacaaacaaactaaacacaacacacacatttcacacctgtgtGCTACGAGTAAGTGGACTAATTTTAGCTGGTTCTAGTCAGGAAACTGCAAACCTACTGCTGCCAGTCGCAAGGGATAAGAATTTTGGTATTGGAAGTTTTCTGGTTTCCATCAATCAGGTTTTGACTGCATGCAGATAACTGTGCCATGTGgagagcaaaaaagaaaataatttgttGATGAGTTAGGTCATTATTGGCAATCATCTGACAAAGATTAACTTTTCATTACCGTAGGTTAGGTTTATTAATCAGGAATTGTAAGCAAGCGgcagataaaaatgaaagatctttgtttttgttttttttggcctgGATATTCCCAAAAACTTTCTGTTGTCCCCAGAAGCAAAATTAGCAAAATAGCTTGATTCCAAGGCTGTCTGACCAGCAAGCTGGGCATTTATTGGACAGGTCAAGCAGTCTGAATGTTAGTGAAACATAACCAGTTATTTGTTGCAGGGGACTTCTCCTGGAGTACAGGTGCCCAGGATACCCCTGGTGTGACACCAGCAATCATCATGCCCACAGCTGCACCTGTCTTGTCTGGAGCTctagatgaagatgaagaagggATGGAGGACATGGAGGAAGACATCCAAGCTACAGTAGCTCGACTGTCAGAGACTTTCACAGCGCTGCGATCTGTCCTCACACCGCTTTTCTACAGAGGGTTTTTTGCCTTTCTCACCTGGTGGGTGGCTGCCTGCCAGGTCATAAGCTCTCTGTTTGGCATCTACTTCCACCAGTACCTTATGCAAAACTAACTAAGGAAAATGGAGTGCCATACTTCTATACATCCAGCAATCAGCTCATATTATGCTGTTGCACAGGATGCCTGCAGACAGCAGAGGGGACATTTCATTAAAATagaactgcagctggattgcaCCATCTTTCTGGTTGTAACTGATCAAGGTTGGATGCTGTCTGTTGCAATATTTACTACTTTTTGACCTTGTAACTTTTTGAGACCAGCAGGACTCTGGCATTAGTAACACACAAATATACAGAAAGAAACTGAGTGGGGTCTGCATCACAAATCAACGGTAGTTTAGTCCGCCTTAACATGTATCACAATGCTAATTCTAAATTGGCTCAGTAAAATCTGGGTTTAATTGGCCCAGAAGGTGGCACCATATACCGATACTGATGATAGCGGTGATAATTCAAATGAAGAAAATTatgttgcattaaaaaatatgTCAGCGCAGGTGTTATTACAGCCTTATAGTGCAGTGTTTCTACACACTGGTTAACGCAAAAGTAGTTGTCAGACATTGGGGCAGTCCCTGCAGGTGGGGCGCATACAACAAAGTGAAAAATATGAAGTGAAACTTAAagcccttttctttttctttttttgtgtactATTTGCGTTAGAAGGGTCAACTGTGCAGTCTTTTTAGGTGTGTAGCGTCTATTACGCACACTACTGGTGTTGTGAAATTCTGGTAGCGTTTAATCTAACTTGATATGCAGTAGTAACCACCTTTCATCCACCTTGTTCACGCTGCTGCCAAACCAAACTTTGTTATCCACAAAAATGAAGGATACGTTTGACTGAGTTTATAGTCAGTTGATATCACATTATTCTTACAGTGAATTTAATGCAGGCCGTGATAGTCTTGTGATGAAATATGACAGAGTTCACATTCAGGTTCAAAACATTCACCAGCAAGTTAATTTGGATATTGCATTGATAAAACCTGGAATTCTGCAGGAATTGCCTCTGGATTTagattaacaaacaaaaacaaatctgatTTGTTTATCTGACCAAAATAGTGCATTTGCTTTAACTGTTAATGAATGGTGCCTGTAACCGTATGCTTACTTGACATGCAGCTATAATTGCCTCACCCTAGATGAGAGTAAGACAAACTGGTATACGAATTGTTTATTAAAACTCTTGTTTTAAATGCAAAGTGCTCAGTAATTGTCAGGATACTGAAGagtccagtttttgttttgttttctcttttcccaGAAAGACTTGTTAAAGTCTGTTTTCCTGAAAGGTAACCCTGCCTGAAGCAGGTTAATCATACAGTGTTGGTTACCATTGTTATTTACTGAGGCTAAAATTGAACCAGCTTTGTGATGATGTTAAACCAGAGTTAATCCCAAATGCTGCTGGATTACCTACGGAGCTCTCTTTGTGATACAGACCCCAGTGTTATCTAATAACTTCTTTAATAGAACATTTTTCTGCAACTTCTCACATGTATCTATGCCAGTGTtactgagttttgtttttttgttgttgttttttttaattttcaaaggAACACTGTTAAATGCTGCATTTATGATATTTGGAGGTACCAGGACAagtatgaatattttaatgccTGAGTAATAAGACATATTTTTGTGAGGGACTCTTTGCAGTCCTTAAAGAACCGATTCACGAGTGCTactttttgagttttattttttgggggggattttttattttttatttttttggttttgtgttgttttgattttgtgtgtatgtgtgcgtgcgtgtctttttctgcttctttttcctgtttttctgtgtggGCGTAATTTTCAGATCGAGCCTACTGAGTGTAATGCAGTGTGGCTGTGTATTAGTGTTTGAAAGCCAAACACCGTGGAGCTGTTGCTCTTTATCTTGAAGTGCCTGGGAGCTCAGGGATTTTGAATGTTTTGAAATCTCCTTCCTCCCTGTTCATGTGTATTTAGAACAAGCTGATATTCTGCAGTGAACACTGCAGGTACATTTCTGTTTTACCCATTAATTTTCAAACACTACCCATGAACAACATGCTAGTTGCAGTGTCTTAATCGCGTCTTTTACTTCAtaggttttgttgttgctgccaaTCAGCCATGTATATGTCAGACTAATCAAAACCTTCTCTGAATCAGTCTTCatcagtgtgttttatttattttatttatgataCATTGATTAACTCTGTGGATGGTTTTGATCATTAGTATGTTTTCTTTAGATGGCGTATTTGAATGCTCTGATATCATTATACTGTGAAGTTGATATGAAATGTTCCCTTAGGAGATTTTCTGAATGCATGTTGTGCAACACTTTGGCTgtaacctgatttttttttttttttttttttttttttcccccatgtgtGGTCCTAATAAAAAGATTTGctgttttcacttcattttgACTTTCTCCGTTATTTCCTCCTTCCACCACGGAGCGTGGGAGATGTTACAGATAGAACATTTCCTTTTAAAGAACTAGTACTCCATTGACAAAAGACATGGATGACAATGGAGCGTCTAGTCGCTGTGCAGGGTGCTGATCTCTGACCCCAACCTCCTG
The window above is part of the Maylandia zebra isolate NMK-2024a linkage group LG23, Mzebra_GT3a, whole genome shotgun sequence genome. Proteins encoded here:
- the tmem161a gene encoding transmembrane protein 161A; its protein translation is MALMGVQLVVSLLAASIMQRMAPHCSFARWLLCNGSLLRFKHPSEGELCALAGKQMPKQNRRDRRQNGENKPLTVPKDIDLHLEKAPVNVIDALVLRFFLEYQWLVDFAVYATGVFLFTECYYSVVDASKEVNIGAIWCVLTVLFCLKTLHTLMSHYFCSEEGGERSVCLAFGFLCLLVAMLVLVVREDYLEFGLEPGFSSLFDNLEIFVKQQGYADWSIPVTKLTVKLGLAAVCAYIGALLAFPGLRLAQTHLDAVQMNSDRPLIQILLHMGFLSPVIVLVLWVKPIARDFLANAPMGKTSVTLVSSETFDSMRLWIIVVSCVLRLGLTRYHLQAYLNLAQKWVEQMKKEAGRIAAIDIQRKVTRVFCYLTVVSLQYLIPILLILFSTLSLKALGDFSWSTGAQDTPGVTPAIIMPTAAPVLSGALDEDEEGMEDMEEDIQATVARLSETFTALRSVLTPLFYRGFFAFLTWWVAACQVISSLFGIYFHQYLMQN